From Melopsittacus undulatus isolate bMelUnd1 chromosome 19, bMelUnd1.mat.Z, whole genome shotgun sequence, a single genomic window includes:
- the AMH gene encoding muellerian-inhibiting factor, with the protein MKAALRLLWLCLVLLLPSAALPRKGGTRERLFPVDQMEASLPEELGLGAEERKRENASSQVGSPRLAAAAAPFSQPDPGLKCLQEVAEDGGTSSSLHPWPLGGLEGPVCRVTMDQDGLSRGHLDVVGVLTHYESSFIKRLRQHSSWDQSSLETFGLCLGREAGAALHPLKHIHAHLLEPGQDRFLVLHLEEVQWGAPAQLWFTLAFQPEVARSLGALRFAVLLFYLSPRQRPRHREQLLATGTGLATEQSLCLGGDTRYLALGAAVASVTRTSEHLRFKASLALRQRGEGGAPLPPAEAQQLLFGSDDKCFTRMTPVLLLLAKAQQEEEEAALAPSSYLSADGVVDVAPYPQLSPPQTGSEELLVPTAPSQANASSTVPGGSGQFLGILTRFIQQVLSPSSEPPAQPSSHHWLDFQVMETLPHQLLNLSEDAALERLVQSEEPSVLLFPQDSGAVLEQHLGDWQPEGTVLQLLMGKLEALIQELQHIPAFQANMGLFQHLLSLCYYPPGPGEGAGREHPPGSGKLHALLLLKALQTVRVRWQEQRRVQRQNRSARHQSHCRLQELTIDLRDRKFIVMPTVYAANNCEGPCRLPLSTRVHSYSSHTVLLLGMQERGSPLQRAPCCVPVRYSDQLIISLSAEGLEVRKFPNMVAEECGCR; encoded by the exons atgaaggctgctctgaggctgCTTTGGCTGTGCCTGGTGCTGTTGCTTCCCTCTGCAGCACTTCCAAGAAAGGGGGGCACAAGAGAAAGGCTTTTCCCAGTTGACCAAATGGAGGCGAGTCTGCCGGAGGAGCTGGGACTCGGAGcggaggagagaaagagagaaaatgcaagTTCCCAGGTGGGCAGCCCaaggctggctgctgctgctgcccccttCTCACAGCCTGACCCAGGGCTCAAGTGCCTCCAGGAGGTGGCTGAGGATGGGGGCACCAGCTCCAGCCTGCACCCTTGGCCGCTCGGGGGGCTGGAAGGGCCGGTGTGCAGGGTGACAATGGACCAGGATGGGCTAAGCCGGGGGCATCTGGACGTGGTGGGGGTTCTCACCCACTACGAAAGCAGTTTCATCAAGCGCCTGAGACAACACAGCAGCTGGGACCAGAGCTCTCTGGAGACCTTCGGGCTGTGCCTGGGCAGGGAGGCGGGTGCTGCTCTCCATCCCTTGAAGCACATCCATGCACACCTGCTGGAGCCGGGGCAGGATCGCTTCCTCGTGCTGCATCTGGAGGAAG TGCAGTGGGGAGCCCCGGCGCAGCTCTGGTTCACGCTGGCTTTCCAGCCGGAGGTGGCCCGGTCGCTCGGAGCCCTGCGCTTCGCGGTGCTGCTCTTCTACCTGAGCCCCCGGCAGCGGCCCCGGCACCGCGAGCAGCTGCTGGCCACGGGCACGGGGCTCGCGACGGAGCAG AGCCTCTGCCTCGGCGGGGACACCCGGTACCTGGCGCTGGGAGCCGCCGTGGCATCGGTCACCCGCACCAGCGAGCACCTCCGCTTCAAGGCGTCCCTGGCCCTCAGGCAGCGCGGAGAGGGAG GTGCCCCCCTGCCCCCTGCAGAggcccagcagctcctcttcGGCTCCGATGACAAGTGCTTCACCAGGATGACCCCcgtgctgctcctgctggccaaggcacagcaggaggaggaggaagcggCTTTGGCTCCCTCTTCCTACCTCTCTGCAGATGGGGTGGTGGACGTGGCTCCATACCCACAGCTCAG CCCACCCCAGACCGGGAGCGAGGAGCTGCTGGTCCCCACTGCACCGAGCCAAGCCAACGCTTCATCCACAGTGCCTGGCGGCAGCGGCCAGTTCCTGGGAATCCTGACCCGCTTCATCCAGCAGGTCCTGAGCCCCTCCAGCGAGCCGCCcgcccagcccagctcccaccaCTGGCTGGACTTCCAAGTGATGGAGACCCTCCCGCACCAGCTGCTCAACCTGTCCGAGGACGCAGCGCTGGAGCGCCTGGTGCAGTCGGAGGAGCCCTCGGTGCTGCTTTTCCCCCAGGACAGCGGGGCCGTGCTGGAGCAGCACTTGGGGGACTGGCAGCCGGAGGGGACcgtgctgcagctgctgatggGCAAGCTGGAAGCGCTGatccaggagctgcagcacatcCCGGCTTTCCAGGCTAACATGGGCCTTTTCCAGCACCTCCTGAGCCTCTGCTACTACCCCCCGGGGCCGGGTGAGGGTGCGGGCAGGGAGCACCCCCCCGGCTCGGGGAAGCTGCAcgccctgctgctgctgaaggcgCTGCAGACGGTGCGGGTCCGCTGGCAGGAGCAACGGAGGGTGCAGCGGCAGAACCGCAGCGCTCGGCACCAGTCCCACTGCCGCCTGCAGGAGCTGACCATCGACCTCCGCGACCGCAAGTTCATCGTCATGCCCACCGTGTACGCGGCCAACAACTGCGAGGGGCCCTGCAGGCTGCCCCTGTCCACCCGCGTTCACAGCTACTCCTCGCACacggtgctgctgctgggcatgcAGGAGCGCGGCTCCCCGCTGCAGCGCGCTCCCTGCTGCGTGCCCGTCCGCTACTCGGACCAGCTCATCATCAGCCTCTCGGCGGAGGGGCTGGAGGTCCGCAAGTTCCCCAACATGGTGGCGGAGGAGTGCGGCTGTCGATAA